A single genomic interval of Zobellia nedashkovskayae harbors:
- a CDS encoding phytoene desaturase family protein: MQETVQDSGSKDSKNQPSTYDSIIIGSGAGGLATAICLARAGKKVLVLEQHDVPGGWCHSFYLNGHRFTPGVHYVGLMAEGEATNDLYRGLGIANELVFFRMNPDAYEHVRIGKERFDFPANFDLLIERLSARFPEDKKQIHKYLNLIRKVSEELYSLPYFKGFWQKLTIPFKTKHFGKYGMFSVRKVIGWHIKNPLLKNILNIQCGDHGVQPKKVPFVLHSALMYHYFQGGYYPMGGGGALIKAMTNTLKKHGGELRTSTAVTKIILEGDQSKKAVGVVLENGQKLYADTIVSNADVGITYNDLVGRENLSSKFQQKLAKTKYSSTSLMLFLIVDMDLRKAGLDSGNIWMMPNKDTDEFYDGMLESDISKGDAFEGMFISCTTLKDPSSFDGKHHSIEAITLVDYKAFEKFKDENQERSQEYLDFKELLMQKMINGLENAIPGISKHIIQKDLGTPLTNKYYVNTTDGNIYGTEKSLKHIGPFAYKAKSEIENLYLCGASILSHGVAGVSHSGVDTAARILDCDPDELKKPQEDQHIRIYEAEDATDYPEWMLKKIAVKTARAKNKSEEINT, from the coding sequence ATGCAAGAAACAGTACAAGATTCCGGTTCAAAAGATTCCAAGAACCAACCCAGTACATACGATTCTATAATCATAGGTTCTGGAGCGGGTGGCTTGGCTACGGCTATTTGTTTGGCTAGAGCTGGCAAAAAAGTTTTGGTGCTAGAGCAACATGACGTTCCTGGTGGTTGGTGCCATAGTTTTTACCTAAACGGACACCGATTTACCCCTGGCGTTCATTACGTTGGGCTTATGGCTGAAGGTGAGGCTACCAATGATTTGTACAGAGGTTTGGGTATTGCTAACGAGCTTGTGTTTTTTAGAATGAATCCCGATGCGTACGAACATGTTCGTATTGGTAAAGAACGATTTGATTTCCCTGCTAATTTCGACCTACTTATAGAACGACTTTCAGCTCGTTTCCCTGAAGATAAAAAACAGATTCACAAATACCTTAACCTAATTAGAAAAGTAAGTGAAGAGCTTTACTCTCTACCTTACTTTAAAGGATTCTGGCAAAAATTGACCATTCCTTTTAAGACCAAACATTTTGGTAAATATGGGATGTTTAGTGTCCGAAAAGTGATTGGGTGGCATATCAAAAATCCACTTTTAAAAAACATATTGAACATACAGTGTGGTGATCACGGTGTTCAGCCAAAAAAAGTCCCTTTTGTATTGCATAGTGCATTAATGTACCACTATTTTCAAGGTGGCTATTATCCCATGGGTGGCGGAGGTGCGCTTATAAAAGCTATGACCAATACACTTAAAAAACATGGAGGAGAACTACGCACTAGTACAGCCGTTACCAAAATAATTCTGGAAGGCGACCAAAGTAAAAAAGCCGTTGGGGTGGTTCTGGAAAACGGACAAAAACTTTATGCGGATACTATTGTTTCCAATGCAGATGTAGGTATTACGTATAATGATTTGGTAGGAAGAGAAAATTTAAGTTCTAAATTTCAGCAGAAGCTAGCAAAAACAAAATATTCCAGCACCTCATTAATGTTGTTTTTGATTGTTGATATGGATTTGCGAAAAGCTGGTCTAGACTCTGGTAATATTTGGATGATGCCAAATAAAGATACGGATGAGTTTTATGACGGCATGCTAGAGTCGGACATTTCAAAAGGAGATGCTTTTGAAGGAATGTTCATTAGCTGTACCACTTTAAAAGACCCCTCTAGTTTTGATGGAAAACATCATAGCATAGAGGCAATTACTCTGGTTGACTATAAGGCTTTTGAAAAGTTTAAAGATGAAAATCAGGAGCGTTCGCAAGAATACTTGGATTTCAAAGAATTGTTGATGCAAAAAATGATAAACGGATTAGAAAATGCTATTCCGGGTATTAGCAAGCATATCATTCAAAAAGACTTGGGAACGCCATTGACAAATAAGTACTACGTAAACACCACGGACGGTAATATCTACGGAACCGAAAAAAGCCTGAAACATATTGGCCCGTTTGCCTATAAGGCAAAAAGTGAAATTGAAAACCTGTATTTATGTGGTGCCAGTATCCTTTCTCATGGTGTGGCAGGAGTTTCACATTCCGGTGTGGATACGGCAGCGCGAATTTTAGATTGTGACCCAGATGAGCTTAAAAAACCTCAGGAAGATCAGCACATACGAATTTACGAAG